In Naumovozyma castellii chromosome 1, complete genome, one DNA window encodes the following:
- the NAR1 gene encoding iron-sulfur cluster assembly protein NAR1 (ancestral locus Anc_2.4) — MTLKFHFPLIIQTIKNHSTIFLSVLTLEAQEYHIMSTLLSEEDLNDFISPALACTKPTVVNKEPVNVNENGEYEVTKEPTELEKVSITLSDCLACSGCITSSEEIMLSRQSYSVFLRDWEDSRATKTLCVSVAPQCRVSMAAHFQMSILELDLALVRLFREHFGARYVVGTQMGRNLTISRTNAKLMELKAQGKLNEKPMLSAICPGFVIYTEKTKPGLAPLLLNVKSPQQITGALFLDAMAEGQEMYHLTVMPCFDKKLEASRADGEHEVHCVITPKELVSMLEELELDLASFKSQDEKLLWEASPAGWDPRVHWSSNEGSSSGGYAYQYVLETQSLHPGSKMITLPGKNSNVVEYRLLDTEGHTLASAAELSGFRNIQNMVRQLDKKAVGQKRKVQVLRKRATSSMRNMNLDSKGTGNGIADPYKTDYIEVNASPGGCINGGGLLNDEQSTVRKRALAQELSELYSHSFTLVDPVKLGRQQHTTSSLEYEFHAVEQDTQKDLVTVGNTW; from the coding sequence AtgactttgaaatttcattttccattaataatacaaaCTATTAAAAACCACTCAACCATCTTTCTCTCTGTTTTGACTCTAGAAGCCCAAGAATACCACATCATGAGTACGCTACTATCGGAGGAGGACCTCAACGACTTCATCAGCCCGGCACTTGCATGCACCAAGCCTACCGTGGTCAACAAGGAACCCGTCAACGTCAACGAGAATGGAGAGTACGAGGTGACTAAGGAACCCACCGAGCTGGAGAAGGTCTCCATCACTCTGTCGGACTGTCTGGCCTGTTCCGGGTGCATCACGTCCAGTGAGGAGATCATGCTTTCTCGACAGAGTTATTCCGTGTTCTTGAGAGACTGGGAAGATTCCAGAGCGACCAAGACGCTATGTGTCAGTGTGGCACCACAGTGTCGTGTATCGATGGCTGCACATTTCCAAATGAGTATCCTGGAGCTAGATTTGGCCCTGGTACGCCTGTTTAGGGAACATTTTGGTGCCAGGTATGTCGTTGGGACGCAGATGGGGAGGAATCTAACCATTAGTAGGACTAATGCTAAGCTTATGGAGTTAAAGGCACAGGGGAAACTAAATGAAAAGCCCATGTTATCTGCGATCTGTCCCGGGTTTGTCATCTACACGGAGAAGACCAAACCAGGGTTGGCGCCCTTGCTATTGAACGTCAAGTCGCCACAACAAATCACAGGTGCATTGTTTTTGGATGCCATGGCTGAGGGCCAAGAAATGTATCATTTGACAGTGATGCCCTGCTTTGACAAGAAGTTGGAGGCCTCGAGAGCCGATGGGGAGCACGAAGTGCACTGTGTCATCACACCGAAGGAACTAGTGTCCATGCTGGAGGAATTAGAACTAGATTTAGCAAGTTTCAAGAGtcaagatgaaaaattgttatGGGAGGCATCGCCTGCCGGGTGGGATCCTCGTGTGCATTGGTCGTCGAACGAGGGGTCCAGTTCAGGTGGGTACGCATACCAGTATGTGTTAGAGACGCAATCCCTGCATCCAGGGTCCAAAATGATTACATTGCCGGGGAAGAACAGTAACGTGGTGGAGTATCGGTTATTGGACACAGAGGGACACACTCTTGCCTCTGCCGCTGAGTTGTCAGGGTTCAGGAACATTCAAAACATGGTGAGGCAACTAGACAAGAAGGCCGTGGGtcaaaagaggaaagtGCAAGTGTTACGGAAGAGGGCCACGTCGTCGATGAGAAACATGAATTTAGACTCGAAAGGCACTGGCAACGGCATCGCAGACCCATACAAGACAGACTACATCGAGGTGAACGCGTCCCCCGGCGGATGCATCAACGGTGGAGGGCTTCTCAACGACGAACAGTCCACCGTGAGGAAGAGGGCCCTGGCACAGGAGTTGAGCGAGCTCTACTCGCACAGCTTCACGCTGGTGGACCCTGTGAAGCTGGGGCGCCAGCAGCACACGACCTCCTCACTCGAGTACGAGTTCCACGCCGTCGAGCAGGACACCCAGAAGGACCTGGTCACTGTGGGAAACACCTGGTAA